Proteins from one Podospora pseudoanserina strain CBS 124.78 chromosome 1, whole genome shotgun sequence genomic window:
- a CDS encoding hypothetical protein (COG:O; EggNog:ENOG503P0FU) gives MPELLQAGVFDKDTLPLLQVILWAALQAMALAAVGNMTSGPNRPIYVETTPVDDDPLRIDPPDETPNAQGKDKGKQANLAVSLPQNSPTTWLPPPQLENEELNDGEHFLVDYPVPETLSSYPPALKDIPDTIRTVVRLSIDAVFERARSEKEAAVALAQRVAQDTARQEEEEQATENQQKTEENELPAESLTTAVVVSLASRVEDQSLPSEAQTEPEQPTLKPSRSWRRRVFFHRHLERYISQTGEKNKNQETPRSPSAFTRLTFKTLNRPSDGTKESREEIECTACLEPTERADSVKAAICNHTYCKPCFEQLVLTGLQTEAQFPPKCCLNPIPCRTITKYTSRSTRKLYNEKSTEYATTDRIYCPIPDCGRWHDKTTIITPQTGTITTPYLKCTKGHKMCPICHQKAHKKTEYCPQDPDYLRTKAFIQESGWQKCHRCKRVVEHVSGCRHMTCPCGGQFCYVCGARWKTCFCTDRQVDVMKSKAAARRHEKQQQQQSEPASSSQASQPTTTPADESTLARLTQISEHSSLLTFIMTSITDHQSDILITSHSRETSQLVKSHALRRRSLNLNQSTALARMQNSHIAGVASLQKKHEAVEREFSLKVGEFPSDSIPDAGKSPEERKLQTGYVALNQKMRSTQNREMGMLKLEQIVEKGGKDRELMREREKLEQELGQEARELRRRQVMEAEWGRLVWEERGRMLREMEEREREVVILEGGGE, from the exons ATGCCAGAACTTCTACAGGCCGGTGTTTTCGACAAAGACACCCTGCCGCTTCTGCAGGTCATTCTGTGGGCAGCTTTGCAAGCCATGGCTCTCGCTGCAGTTGGAAATATGACAAGTGGACCGAATCGGCCTATTTATGTCGAGACCACGCCAGTAGACGACGATCCGCTGCGCATAGATCCACCAGACGAGACCCCGAACGCTCAAGGCAAAGACAAAGGAAAACAGGCAAATCTTGCTGTCAGCCTTCCTCAGAACTCACCCACAACGTGgttaccaccaccgcagctTGAAAATGAAGAACTGAATGACGGCGAACACTTCCTCGTCGATTACCCCGTGCCAGAAACCCTTTCCTCGTACCCACCCGCGCTCAAAGATATACCAGATACAATCCGCACGGTTGTACGATTATCGATAGACGCAGTCTTTGAACGAGCCCGTTCAGAGAAAGAGGCGGCTGTGGCATTGGCCCAGCGTGTGGCCCAAGACACGGCGAgacaggaggaagaggaacagGCAACAGAAAATCAACAAAAGACAGAAGAAAATGAACTACCCGCGGAGAGTTTGACCACGGCGGTGGTCGTTTCGCTTGCTTCTCGCGTGGAGGATCAATCACTACCAAGCGAGGCTCAGACCGAGCCAGAACAACCAACACTCAAGCCATCCCGGTCCTGGCGTCGCAGGGTGTTCTTTCATCGCCACTTGGAGCGGTATATATCTCAGACCGGCGAAAAGAATAAGAACCAGGAAACTCCAAGATCGCCCAGTGCTTTTACCAGGCTCACATTCAAAACCCTCAACCGTCCCTCAGACGGCACCAAGGAATCTAGAGAAGAGAT AGAATGCACCGCCTGTCTCGAACCCACTGAAAGAGCCGACTCGGTAAAAGCCGCGATATGCAATCACACCTACTGCAAACCATGCTTCGAGCAGCTCGtcctcaccggcctccaAACCGAAGCCCAATTCCCCCCAAAATGCTgcctcaaccccatcccctgCCGCACCATCACAAAGTACACCTCACGATCAACCCGAAAACTCTACAACGAAAAATCTACCGAATACGCAACCACCGACAGAATCTACTGCCCCATCCCCGACTGCGGCCGATGGCACGacaaaaccaccatcatcaccccccaaacaggcaccatcaccaccccctacCTCAAGTGCACCAAAGGCCACAAAATGTGTCCCATCTGCCACCAAAAAGCCCACAAAAAAACCGAATACTGCCCCCAAGACCCAGACTACCTCCGCACCAAAGCCTTCATCCAAGAGTCCGGCTGGCAAAAATGCCACCGCTGCAAACGCGTCGTAGAGCACGTGTCCGGATGTAGACACATGACCTGCCCCTGCGGCGGCCAGTTCTGCTACGTCTGCGGCGCCAGGTGGAAGACTTGCTTCTGCACAGACAGACAGGTAGACGTGATGAAATCAAAAGCCGCCGCGCGCCGGCATGagaaacaacagcaacaacagagCGAAcctgccagcagcagccaagcttcacaacccaccaccaccccagctgATGAATCAACACTCGCGAGACTGACCCAAATATCCGAGCACTCCTCCCTTCTGACCTTTATCATGACCTCGATAACGGACCACCAATCTGACATTTTAATCACATCTCACTCCCGCGAAACATCCCAGCTCGTCAAGTCCCATGCCCTTCGCCGTCGCAGCTTGAATCTAAACCaatccaccgccctcgcccgCATGCAAAACTCCCACATTGCAGGTGTTGCCTCCCTTCAAAAGAAACACGAAGCCGTCGAAAGGGAATTTTCTCTCAAAGTAGGGGAATTCCCCTCTGACTCTATCCCAGACGCAGGGAAATCACCAGAGGAGAGGAAACTCCAGACTGGATACGTCGCCCTAAACCAAAAAATGAGATCAACACAAAACAGAGAGATGGGGATGTTAAAACTGGAGCAAAttgtggaaaaggggggaaaggatAGGGAATTaatgagggagagggaaaaacTTGAGCAGGAATTAGGACAAGAGGCTAGGGAGCTGAGACGGAGGCAAGTTATGGAGGCAGagtgggggaggttggtttgggaggagagggggaggatgttgagggagatggaggagagggagagggaagttGTTATTTtagaggggggaggagagtaG
- a CDS encoding hypothetical protein (EggNog:ENOG503P6N8; COG:S), translating into MVQQVNNVKSPCIIQLRYTQHPKMRLSGLQKEVLGLYRQCLRECRKKPEATRKHFQTFAREEFEKSINLDKRDFSAIEFLLRKGRRQLEMYASPGVKDIRK; encoded by the exons ATGGTGCAGCAGGTCAATAATGTCAAATCGCCCTGCATCATCCAATTGCGCTACACTCAACACCCCAAGATGCGTCTCTCAGGTCTCCAAAAAGAAGTCCTCGGTCTTTATCGGCAGTGTCTTCGAGAATGCCGCAAGAAGCCGGAGGCCACACGGAAACACTTTCAGACCTTTGCTCG cgaggagtttgagaaaAGCATCAATCTAGACAAAAGAGACTTCTCTGCAATTGAATTCCTACTGCGCAAGGGTCGTCGCCAGCTCGAAATGTATGCATCACCAGGGGTCAAAGACATCAGGAAATAA
- a CDS encoding hypothetical protein (EggNog:ENOG503P9B1), translating into MIRKSMNPKQREEAATTTRTDPKTDSKRTLGEFVRELEEFAKAFDGTCGSLLLSTPSTTASVRTVRELLPWREEFWEAGLAVTSCEQKGQVRRYDEGGKKLGGSRTRRLDQFAGSNVPKVGAKGKGGLGMGVMKGVSSLDITLGAKELSFRTGVMEGVASLGNKESSSGTVVVYKPRRGMMADETEMKEGGSSSRNDEIYSGSSSTSVEPVKLAAVEKRVVRARASTVFLVNKPLPVAPASSVAASSEDVGTTVGSQSEVKPEGYQKLGSSSESEKEPLLPLSEQRVNSSSGARSVQGKEVDRGGGEDEKVLPALLPPRTAPQVRRGIKSDWQAGGSMVSAWRQLPTTIVEEREPSPEKEGRVLGEKGSIDQQQKLLMENKDVNQAHGLNKPAGVLKTKTELEAKGKGIDTPMPTPAQEKTPVKAPFVINRGVITKTPELLLPQTWEHHSLGTPSSFKRALDDVVRKLDAMEVRECSSPFGGVSSPTTMTIATSSSTKKKTPSSSGSNGKAPSPTTPAQRLQKAAMMRRERMDAEQQQQQQQCANLPPSASIVQPVRSREYIPYMMPPPGGLAFRPSESNSSRGLGQGRNLRKGLFAGVGAREMEDDRDIPDEDVLKGLKIICAASADKEFDGLVRRETGLRLRRFLADLRTFEFLGGNGQVPGVGGGGRQQMGVMEKRKRDVQVERENRRRSIRGMDGLRGLGDGKNMKESKREGMGVRESVRDRDTRRSFRGLGNGLMR; encoded by the exons ATGATCCGGAAAA GTATGAACCCCAAGCAGCGGGAAGAAGCAGCCACGACAACAAGAACCGACCCCAAAACCGACTCTAAACGAACCCTTGGCGAATTTGTCCGtgagctggaggagtttgCAAAGGCGTTTGATGGGACTTGtgggtcgttgttgttgtctaCACCGTCAACGACGGCTTCGGTGAGGACCGTGCGGGAGCTTTTGCcttggagggaggagttttgggaggcggggttggcggttACTTCTTGCGAGCAGAAGGGACAGGTGAGGAGGTatgatgaggggggaaagaagttgggggggagtaggacgaggaggttggatcAGTTTGCGGGGAGTAATGTGCCGAAGGTTGGggcgaaggggaaggggggtttggggatgggcGTCATGAAGGGGGTTTCGTCTTTGGATATCACTTTGGGTGCTAAAGAGTTGAGTTTTAGGACGGGGGttatggagggggtggcctCTTTGGGGAATAAGGAGTCAAGTTCGGGGACGGTGGTTGTTTATAAGCCGAGACgggggatgatggctgaTGAGACGGAGATGAAAGAGGGGGGCAGCAGCTCGCGGAATGACGAGATTTATTCGGGGTCGAGTAGTACGTCTGTTGAGCCGGTTaagctggcggcggtggagaagagggttgtTAGGGCGAGGGCGAGTACGGTGTTTTTGGTGAATAAGCCTTTGCCTGTTGCGCCGGCGTCGTCTGTGGCGGCGAGTTCGGAGGATGTGGGAACTACGGTTGGATCGCAGAGTGAGGTAAAACCGGAGGGATATCAGAAGCTGGGGTCTAGTTCTGAGAGTGAGAAGGAGCCGTTGCTACCGCTTTCGGAGCAGCGGGTGAATAGTTCCTCGGGGGCGAGGTCGGTgcaggggaaggaggtggataggggagggggggaagatgagaaggtgttgcctgcgctgctgccgccacGGACGGCGCCGCAGGTGAGGCGTGGGATCAAGAGTGATTGGCAGGCTGGGGGTAGTATGGTTAGTGCGTGGAGGCAGTTGCCTACTACTAttgttgaggagagggagccgTCGccggaaaaggaggggagggtgttgggggagaaggggagtATCGATCAGCAGCAGAAGCTCTTGATGGAGAACAAGGATGTTAATCAGGCGCATGGCTTGAACAAGCCGGCGGGAGTTTTGAAGACAAAGACAGAGTTGGAGgcgaagggaaaggggattgATACTCCTATGCCAACACCAGCTCAGGAGAAGACACCGGTAAAGGCACCATTTGTCATTAATCGCGGCGTTATCACCAAGACGCctgagcttctcctcccccaaacatGGGAACACCACTCCCTAGGCACGCCTTCCTCCTTTAAGAGAGCGCTCGATGACGTGGTGCGAAAACTCGACGCGATGGAGGTGAGGGaatgctcctccccctttggtGGAGTGTCATCGCCAACGACAATGACAATCgcaacaagcagcagcaccaaaaaaaaaacgccttCGTCGTCTGGGAGCAACGGGAAAgccccctcaccaacaacaccggcgcagaggctgcagaaggcggcgatgatgagaagggagaggatggatgctgagcagcagcagcagcagcagcagtgtgCTAACTTGCCCCCTTCTGCTTCTATCGTTCAACCGGTACGTTCACGGGAGTATATACCGTATATGATGCCGCCTCCTGGAGGGTTGGCGTTCAGGCCGAGTGAGTCGAACTCTTCTAGAGGGTTGGGGCAAGGGCGGAATTTGAGGAAGGGGCTTTTTGCGGGGGTGGGAGCAAGGGAGATGGAAGACGACAGGGATATTCCTGATGAGGATGTGCTGAAGGGACTGAAGATTATTTGTGCGGCGTCGGCGGATAAGGAGTTTGATGGGTTagtgaggagggagaccgggttgaggttgaggaggtttttggcgGATTTGAGGACTTTTGAGTTTTTGGGCGGGAATGGGCAGGTACctggggttggcggtggtgggcggcAACAGATGGGGGTTatggaaaagaggaagagggatgtGCAAGTTGAACGGGAGAATAGGAGACGGAGTATtagggggatggatgggttgaggGGTCTTGGGGATGGAAAGAATATGAAGGAGAGTAAGAGAGAGGGAATGGGAGTTAGAGAGAGTGTGCGGGATAGGGATACTAGGAGGAGTTttagggggttggggaatgGACTGATGAGGTAG